One Flavobacterium cerinum genomic window, GGATTTTTCATTTCTTAATCTAGGTTAAGTGTATTCGATTTCAATTGGTTGTATCTTTGAATCATCAAAATAACCGTTATGAATAGAAAAGATTTTATCAAAAAAAGTTTGCTTGGAACCGGAGCTGTCATCACCGGAACGGCATTGGCTAACAAAGCCGCTTCAACCCCGGACGAACCTGTAGGATTTAATCACATTCAAAACACAAACTCTAAGATTATGGAAAATATCGTATTGCATAAAGCCGACACAAGAGGTAACGCCAATCATGGATGGTTACAAAGCTTTCACACTTTTAGCTTCGCCAATTATTTTAACCCGGAGCGCGTACACTTCGGAGCCTTACGTGTATTAAATGATGATACCGTAGCAGCCGGAATGGGCTTTGGAACACACCCTCATGACAATATGGAGATCATCAGTATTCCGTTAGAAGGTGATTTGGAACATCAGGACAGCATGGGTAACAAAACCGTAATTAAAAAAGGGGATATCCAGATAATGAGTGCCGGAACCGGTGTACGCCACAGCGAATACAACAAAAACAAAGACAAAGAGGTTAAATTTCTTCAGATATGGGTTTTCCCGAACAAACGAAATGTAGCGCCGCGTTATGATCAGATTGCGTTAAACGAATCTGAAAGACACAATACCTTACAACAAATACTTTCTCCCAATCCGGATGATGCCGGAGTATGGATTCATCAGGACGCCTGGTTCCATATGGGAAAATTTGATTCCGGTGTACAACAGGACTATACTTTCAAAAAAGAAGGCAACGGATTATACATTTTTGTTTTAAAAGGAGCGATCACCGTTAACGATCAGGCATTAAATACCCGCGACGGGCTTGGTATCTGGGATATCGACAAAGTAACCATAACCGCTACTTCGGATGCCGAATTTCTTTTAATGGAAGTTCCGATGGAAATCGAATAAATAAATAATTAAAAAATAATATAATAACATTTAAAATATCGCAATTATGGCAACAACTAAATGGGCAATAGACCCGACACACTCTGAAATAGGTTTTAAAGTAAAACACATGATGTTTACCAACGTTTCCGGTAAATTCGAAAACTACGATGCTTCCATCACAACGGATGGTGACAACTTTGAAAATGCTGACATTAGTTTTTCAGCTGACATCAATTCTATAGACACCCGAAATACAGATCGTGACAACCACCTTAAAAGCGCTGACTTTTTTGATGGTGAGAACCACCCTAAATTAACATTCAAAGCTTCTTCTTTTACAAAAGTAGATGATGATAACTATGAATTATCCGGCGATCTTAGTATGCGCGGCGTTACAAAATTCGTAACACTACCGGTTGAATTCAGCGGATTAATGAAAGACCCTTGGGGAAACACGAAAGCCGGATTAAATATTTCCGGGAAAATCAGTCGTAAAGACTGGGGATTAAACTGGAACTCAGCTTTAGAAACCGGAGGTGTATTAGTGAGTGATGACGTACGTTTAAACATCGAATTACAACTTGTGAAGCAATAATTATTTCATAATCTGGTTTTAAGTAGAACCGTTGTAGTATCCTTTTTCGGGGTATTGCAACGGTTTCTTATATTGTACTCCGCAAACAATCTGTTTCCAATATACTAAAAAACACTATTTTTGTCGGTCAATAACAAACAAAACCAACAGAGAAGAATATGAAAGCATATGTATTTCCAGGTCAGGGAGCTCAATTCACCGGAATGGGTAAAGAATTATATGAAAATTCGGCACTGGCTAAAGAACTATTTGAACAGGCAAACGCGATATTAGGCTTCCGCATTACCGACATTATGTTTGAAGGAACTGCTGAGCAATTAAAAGAAACTAAAGTAACACAACCGGCTGTTTTTTTACATTCCGTTATCCTTGCCAAAACATTAGGCGACGATTTTAAACCGGAAATGGTAGCAGGACACTCTTTAGGTGAGTTTTCAGCTTTGGTTGCCAACGGAACATTATCGTTTGAAGACGGTTTAAAACTGGTTTCTCAACGCGCCATGGCGATGCAAAAAGCCTGTGAAATCACACCTTCTACAATGGCTGCCGTTTTAGGACTTGAAGATAAAATCGTTGAAGATGTATGCGCTTCTATTGACGGTGTAGTAGTTGCTGCCAACTATAACTGTCCGGGGCAATTAGTAATTTCCGGAGAATTAAACGCGGTTGAAAAAGCTTGTGAAGCAATGAAAGAAGCAGGTGCTAAACGGGCCTTAATTTTACCGGTGGGCGGTGCTTTCCACTCTCCTATGATGGAACCGGCAAGAGAAGAATTGGCTGCGGCAATCGAAGCGACTACATTCAGTACTCCGATATGCCCGGTATATCAGAACGTTCCGGCAAAAGCTGTTTCTGATCCTGCTGAAATCAAAAAGAATTTGATCACACAATTAACTGCTCCTGTAAAATGGACACAGTCCGTTCAACAAATGATTGCTGACGGCGCTACTTTATTTACGGAAGTAGGTCCCGGAAAAGTATTAATCGGATTGGTTAATAAAATCGACAAAAACGCAGCAACTGCATCTGCATAATTTCATACCTGACAGGTTCTAAAAACCTGTCAGGTATACTTTCCGTTTTCGAAACCTGTCAGGTATATTTTTTACATTCCACTTCGAATTGCTTCCACCGGATCCAGTTTAGATGCTGAAATCGCCGGAATAATCCCGGAAACTAATCCGATAAAGGCAGCTAATGAGGTTCCGATCAGAATATTCCAGAAGCCTAATACGAATTCAAAATCCAATGCTTTCGATAATACCAGTGCGATTATCCATACCAGAAACATTCCGACCAAACCGCCGATAACCGACAGAATTACCGCTTCAAACAGGAACTGAAACAATATAAAACGATTCTTTGCTCCTAATGCTTTCTGAATTCCAATCAGGTTGGTTCTTTCTTTTACGGATACGAACATAATATTAGCAATTCCGAAACCACCAACCAAAAGTGAAAATCCACTGATAATCCAACCTACCACATTCATCTGCCCAACTATATTATCAATCAAATCGGTAAATCCGGATAATACATTGATAAAAAAGTTATTGATATCACTGGTTTTTAATCCTCTAAAGGTTCTTAATTTCTGAGTAAGTTCTCCTTTAAACGCTTCAATATCGACACCTTTTACCGGTTTTATCAGAATAGCCGGCGTTAGCATATCACTGTTATCGCCATATAATCGTCTGAGGAAATTCACCGGCAGGAAAACCGAAATATCCTTACTCGGACCGAAAGTACTGGATCCTTCTTTATCTAATACCCCAATCACCGTAAAACGCTGACCATACAATCGTATTTTCTTTCCGATCGGATATTGACCTCCGAATAACCCCGAAGCGACTTCACTTCCGATAATGATAACCGGCGATCCGGAATTGGATTCTGCCTCATTAAAAAATCGTCCCTGTGCAAATTTCATCTTCTCGATATCCATAAACTCATTCGTACACGGCG contains:
- a CDS encoding YceI family protein, producing the protein MATTKWAIDPTHSEIGFKVKHMMFTNVSGKFENYDASITTDGDNFENADISFSADINSIDTRNTDRDNHLKSADFFDGENHPKLTFKASSFTKVDDDNYELSGDLSMRGVTKFVTLPVEFSGLMKDPWGNTKAGLNISGKISRKDWGLNWNSALETGGVLVSDDVRLNIELQLVKQ
- a CDS encoding pirin family protein, with the translated sequence MENIVLHKADTRGNANHGWLQSFHTFSFANYFNPERVHFGALRVLNDDTVAAGMGFGTHPHDNMEIISIPLEGDLEHQDSMGNKTVIKKGDIQIMSAGTGVRHSEYNKNKDKEVKFLQIWVFPNKRNVAPRYDQIALNESERHNTLQQILSPNPDDAGVWIHQDAWFHMGKFDSGVQQDYTFKKEGNGLYIFVLKGAITVNDQALNTRDGLGIWDIDKVTITATSDAEFLLMEVPMEIE
- a CDS encoding ABC transporter permease; its protein translation is MLLYLRLLKESLSFALNALRNNKLRTLLSLLGVTIGIFSIIAVLAAVDSMDRKIKNDLSGLDKNTIYLMRFSFGPSDIPQWKREQFPDVTYEEFEYLRRSLNDLDKMSFNLFTRKENIKYESNTVSSINVTPCTNEFMDIEKMKFAQGRFFNEAESNSGSPVIIIGSEVASGLFGGQYPIGKKIRLYGQRFTVIGVLDKEGSSTFGPSKDISVFLPVNFLRRLYGDNSDMLTPAILIKPVKGVDIEAFKGELTQKLRTFRGLKTSDINNFFINVLSGFTDLIDNIVGQMNVVGWIISGFSLLVGGFGIANIMFVSVKERTNLIGIQKALGAKNRFILFQFLFEAVILSVIGGLVGMFLVWIIALVLSKALDFEFVLGFWNILIGTSLAAFIGLVSGIIPAISASKLDPVEAIRSGM
- the fabD gene encoding ACP S-malonyltransferase → MKAYVFPGQGAQFTGMGKELYENSALAKELFEQANAILGFRITDIMFEGTAEQLKETKVTQPAVFLHSVILAKTLGDDFKPEMVAGHSLGEFSALVANGTLSFEDGLKLVSQRAMAMQKACEITPSTMAAVLGLEDKIVEDVCASIDGVVVAANYNCPGQLVISGELNAVEKACEAMKEAGAKRALILPVGGAFHSPMMEPAREELAAAIEATTFSTPICPVYQNVPAKAVSDPAEIKKNLITQLTAPVKWTQSVQQMIADGATLFTEVGPGKVLIGLVNKIDKNAATASA